One window of Papaver somniferum cultivar HN1 chromosome 9, ASM357369v1, whole genome shotgun sequence genomic DNA carries:
- the LOC113309384 gene encoding uncharacterized protein At3g17950-like isoform X2 — MAGQQEGGWPLGLQPLNVRVGLVRNRDFSGSMSSNTLITGSPSFSTDSSSDLDTESTGSFFHDKSITLGSLIGVSSILEFSRRSIRGRRAESIRSKKKIKSKTWLFSLCSKPSDTYVENVTSPPSLGQFLQVERKAANNCRRNQRPRNYEHGDGLGNLDF; from the exons ATGGCCGGTCAACAG GAAGGTGGGTGGCCCTTAGGATTACAACCATTGAACGTGAGAGTTGGTTTGGTGAGGAATCGTGATTTTTCAGGGTCGATGTCTTCCAACACACTTATCACTGGCTCTCCAAGTTTCTCAACAGATTCTTCATCAGACTTGGATACAGAG TCAACTGGATCTTTCTTCCATGACAAGAGCATTACACTTGGGAGTCTCATTGGTGTTTCGAGCATCTTAGAATTTTCTAGAAGATCTATTAGGGGTAGGAGAGCAGAATCTATAAGAAGTAAGAAGAAAATTAAATCCAAAACATGGTTATTTTCCCTGTGTTCAAAGCCTAGTGATACTTATGTAGAAAATGTGACTAGTCCTCCATCCCTCGGTCAGTTCCTTCAAGTCGAAAGAAAAGCTGCTAACAATTGCAGAAGGAATCAAAGACCAAGGAATTATGAACATG GTGATGGGCTTGGGAATTTGGATTTCTAG
- the LOC113309384 gene encoding uncharacterized protein At3g17950-like isoform X1, whose amino-acid sequence MAGQQEGGWPLGLQPLNVRVGLVRNRDFSGSMSSNTLITGSPSFSTDSSSDLDTESTGSFFHDKSITLGSLIGVSSILEFSRRSIRGRRAESIRSKKKIKSKTWLFSLCSKPSDTYVENVTSPPSLGQFLQVERKAANNCRRNQRPRNYEHGEFVQPDQMVSESNPLFVNGVVAPPRSSQFGSEIGRRHKKCLSLGCGCGAPLLLSCMRGQPCN is encoded by the exons ATGGCCGGTCAACAG GAAGGTGGGTGGCCCTTAGGATTACAACCATTGAACGTGAGAGTTGGTTTGGTGAGGAATCGTGATTTTTCAGGGTCGATGTCTTCCAACACACTTATCACTGGCTCTCCAAGTTTCTCAACAGATTCTTCATCAGACTTGGATACAGAG TCAACTGGATCTTTCTTCCATGACAAGAGCATTACACTTGGGAGTCTCATTGGTGTTTCGAGCATCTTAGAATTTTCTAGAAGATCTATTAGGGGTAGGAGAGCAGAATCTATAAGAAGTAAGAAGAAAATTAAATCCAAAACATGGTTATTTTCCCTGTGTTCAAAGCCTAGTGATACTTATGTAGAAAATGTGACTAGTCCTCCATCCCTCGGTCAGTTCCTTCAAGTCGAAAGAAAAGCTGCTAACAATTGCAGAAGGAATCAAAGACCAAGGAATTATGAACATGGTGAGTTTGTTCAACCTGATCAAATGGTTTCTGAATCAAACCCATTATTCGTCAATGGGGTTGTTGCCCCTCCTCGGTCAAGTCAGTTTGGATCAGAAATTGGAAGGAGACACAAAAAATGTTTATCGCTTGGCTGTGGATGTGGTGCACCACTTTTGTTATCATGTATGCGTGGACAACCCTGCAACTGA
- the LOC113308577 gene encoding uncharacterized protein LOC113308577, which translates to MASSIHYSVDDKDFDDAELWAVIDSAAATHSSSNRKPLAIKQSPNIQSHTSISKISAKFQSPKLLINSRNNQLEEDVRVPVDGEVIQEPPRFYGPPRKIAKPNSPCFSEDSGNNRLAVVNNMQRTPKFNSPGFGGEDNNNNNRMVVVKNLKQTPATPPPSSYSSLDTGRFSVQEVSPTAEVSPFNFPEDDGRMKHSLLGRFPSVSLFKDYQNAAMAILEKTDYTMISGNPFIKKTGWRKISFYFNLSFEIKDKSIEFDENRNVLRAEFVARAYMQGGRFSDGWGSCDRREKRFLKPNHDIPSTAETRAKNKACQDLLGIGEYRPGSTNSHR; encoded by the exons ATGGCTTCGTCAATTCATTACTCAGTAGATGACAAAGATTTCGATGATGCAGAGCTTTGGGCAGTAATCGATTCCGCTGCAGCTACGCATTCTTCTTCAAATCGAAAACCTTTAGCAATTAAACAATCTCCTAATATTCAATCCCATACTTCCATTTCTAAGATCTCCGCGAAATTCCAATCTCCGAAATTGTTAATCAACAGTCGCAACAACCAATTAGAGGAAGATGTTAGGGTTCCAGTTGATGGTGAAGTAATACAAGAGCCTCCTCGGTTTTATGGTCCACCTCGAAAAATTGCAAAACCTAATAGTCCTTGTTTTAGTGAAGATAGTGGTAATAATAGATTGGCTGTTGTTAACAATATGCAAAGAACACCAAAATTCAACAGTCCTGGTTTTGGTGgcgaagataataataataataatcggaTGGTTGTTGTTAAGAATTTGAAGCAGACTCCAGCTACGCCACCGCCATCATCATATTCGTCTCTCGATACTGGAAGGTTTTCTGTGCAAGAAGTTAGCCCTACGGCTGAGGTTTCTCCTTTCAATTTCCCTGAAGATGATGGAAGGATGAAGCATAGTTTGTTGGGAAGATTTCCTTCTGTTTCGTTGTTTAAGGATTATCAGAATGCAGCCATGGCG ATACTTGAAAAGACTGATTACACGATGATTTCTGGGAATCCGTTCATCAAGAAAACAG GGTGGAGGAAAATATCATTTTACTTCAATCTTTCGTTTGAGATCAAGGATAAGTCCATTGAATTTGATGAGAACCGGAATGTTCTGCGTGCAGAATTTGTGGCTCGGGCATACATGCA AGGTGGTAGGTTCTCAGATGGATGGGGCTCGTGTGATCGGCGGGAAAAACGGTTTCTAAAACCGAACCATGACATTCCTAGCACGGCAGAAACCAGAGCCAAGAATAAAGCATGCCAA GACCTGCTAGGGATTGGAGAGTACCGCCCTGGTTCGACCAACTCTCATCGATGA